In Fodinibius saliphilus, a genomic segment contains:
- the atpD gene encoding F0F1 ATP synthase subunit beta, protein MNKGTVAQVIGPVVDVDFDQGDIPPVLNALYIEREDNSKLYLEVAQHLGENRVRTIAMDSTDGLVREMEVVDTGSPISMPVGEDVRGRVFNVVGEPIDGIEPPKGDRSYPIHRPAPDFEELATSTEMLETGIKVIDLLCPYAKGGKTGLFGGAGVGKTVLIQELINNIAKGHGGLSVFAGVGERTREGNDLIREMLEADIIDYGEEFKEAFENGKWDLSKVDKDALKESKATFAFGQMNEPPGARARVALSGLTLAEYFREEVSRDILLFIDNIFRFTQAGSEVSALLGRMPSAVGYQPTLATEMGDLQERITSTKDGSITSVQAVYVPADDLTDPAPATTFAHLDATTVLSRALTQIGIYPAVDPLDSTSRILDPHIVGEEHYKTAQRVIEILQKYKDLQDIIAILGMDELSDEDKTVVSRARRIQRFLSQPFFVAEQFTGQPGKYISVEDTVKGFKKILDGELDHLPEKAFYMVGTIEEAEEKGEELLAEEEAEAAE, encoded by the coding sequence ATGAACAAAGGAACCGTTGCACAAGTGATTGGGCCGGTTGTGGATGTCGATTTTGATCAGGGAGACATTCCCCCGGTGCTAAATGCACTTTATATTGAACGAGAAGACAATTCTAAACTTTATCTGGAAGTTGCCCAGCACCTCGGCGAAAATCGCGTTCGTACGATTGCGATGGACTCTACCGATGGCTTAGTTCGTGAAATGGAGGTCGTTGATACCGGTTCTCCTATTTCTATGCCTGTTGGTGAAGATGTCCGTGGACGAGTATTTAATGTTGTTGGAGAGCCTATTGACGGTATTGAGCCGCCAAAAGGAGATCGCAGCTATCCAATCCACCGTCCAGCGCCTGATTTTGAGGAGTTGGCAACATCAACGGAAATGCTTGAAACGGGAATCAAAGTTATTGATTTGCTTTGCCCATATGCTAAAGGTGGTAAGACAGGACTTTTCGGTGGTGCTGGTGTAGGAAAAACGGTTCTTATTCAGGAGCTTATTAACAATATTGCTAAAGGACATGGTGGCCTCTCGGTTTTCGCCGGTGTAGGTGAGCGTACTCGTGAGGGTAATGATCTTATCCGTGAGATGCTCGAAGCTGATATTATTGACTATGGTGAAGAGTTTAAGGAAGCTTTTGAAAATGGCAAGTGGGATCTTAGCAAAGTGGACAAGGATGCGCTGAAAGAGTCAAAAGCTACCTTCGCATTTGGTCAGATGAACGAACCTCCAGGGGCTCGTGCTCGTGTAGCACTTTCCGGACTGACGCTTGCTGAATACTTCCGTGAAGAAGTGTCTCGAGATATCCTGCTCTTTATTGATAATATTTTCCGATTTACACAGGCTGGTTCTGAGGTGTCAGCGCTTCTTGGACGTATGCCTTCTGCTGTAGGTTATCAGCCAACACTGGCAACTGAAATGGGTGACCTTCAGGAACGTATTACTTCTACAAAGGATGGTTCTATTACATCAGTACAGGCAGTATATGTACCTGCTGATGACTTGACTGACCCGGCTCCGGCAACAACATTTGCCCACTTGGATGCTACAACAGTACTGAGTCGTGCATTGACACAGATAGGTATTTATCCTGCTGTGGATCCGCTGGACTCTACCTCTCGTATTCTTGATCCCCACATTGTAGGAGAAGAGCATTATAAAACTGCACAGCGAGTAATTGAGATCCTGCAGAAATACAAAGACTTGCAAGATATTATTGCAATTCTAGGTATGGACGAACTCTCTGATGAAGATAAAACCGTTGTTTCTCGTGCCCGACGAATTCAGCGATTCTTGAGTCAACCGTTCTTTGTTGCTGAACAGTTTACTGGCCAGCCCGGTAAATATATCAGCGTTGAAGATACTGTTAAAGGCTTCAAGAAGATTCTTGATGGTGAGCTTGATCACTTACCTGAGAAGGCTTTCTATATGGTTGGTACCATTGAAGAGGCTGAAGAGAAAGGTGAAGAACTATTAGCTGAAGAAGAAGCCGAAGCCGCAGAATAG
- a CDS encoding APC family permease: MNNSNSGRPLPIFGNLSAISVVVGIVIGIGIFRLPSMVAQNSASGMEYIAFWLAGGVISMLGALCYAELAANHPDAGGEYHFLTKAFGPGIGFLFSWGRMTVIQTGSIALAAFILGDYATLIYDFGPNSNAIYAGCTVISLTIVNILGTSSSKNLQTILTILIVSLLLVTGFAGLIATSQSAEISESSVNTSAGAAMIFVLLTYGGWNEGVYLSAELKNTRQNISRVLLIGIGIITALYLLINSAYLHALGLETLRNSDTIGVALSNQITGSHGSLIIAIVIIISAFSTANATIITGARTNYALGRDFSIFKLIGRWHSGSNAPTNALILQGVIATGLVILGSFTKEAVTTMVDYTAPVFWFFFLLTTASLIVIRIRSNEQPRSYSVPLYPATPIIFIIICSYLLYSSIVFTGWGALLGIAILLLGTPFYLFTQYY; the protein is encoded by the coding sequence ATGAACAATAGTAATTCCGGTCGTCCCCTACCTATTTTTGGCAACTTAAGTGCCATTTCAGTTGTTGTAGGTATTGTAATAGGCATCGGTATTTTTCGTCTCCCTTCGATGGTAGCACAAAATTCAGCATCGGGTATGGAATACATTGCTTTTTGGTTGGCCGGTGGTGTGATATCAATGCTCGGAGCCTTATGCTATGCCGAACTGGCTGCAAATCATCCGGATGCAGGGGGCGAATATCATTTTTTAACGAAAGCATTCGGTCCCGGCATTGGATTTCTATTTTCATGGGGTCGGATGACTGTAATTCAAACCGGATCAATAGCATTAGCAGCATTTATACTTGGAGACTATGCTACTTTAATCTATGATTTCGGTCCAAATAGTAATGCTATATATGCAGGTTGTACAGTCATAAGCCTTACCATTGTTAATATTTTGGGGACAAGCTCCTCAAAAAATTTACAAACTATACTGACGATCCTTATCGTTAGCTTACTCTTAGTTACAGGCTTTGCTGGTCTTATTGCCACTTCCCAATCTGCTGAGATCTCTGAAAGTTCTGTCAACACATCAGCCGGGGCAGCTATGATATTTGTACTACTTACCTATGGTGGTTGGAATGAAGGTGTATACCTTTCTGCAGAACTTAAAAATACTCGCCAAAATATATCTCGTGTATTACTTATTGGAATAGGAATTATTACAGCTTTATATCTACTTATTAACAGTGCTTATCTACATGCACTAGGGCTCGAGACACTACGTAACTCTGATACAATTGGTGTAGCATTAAGCAATCAAATAACCGGAAGCCATGGCTCACTAATAATAGCGATAGTTATTATTATATCTGCCTTCTCCACTGCCAATGCCACCATTATAACCGGTGCCAGAACCAACTATGCCCTAGGCCGTGACTTCTCAATTTTTAAGCTTATTGGGCGATGGCATAGTGGATCTAACGCTCCTACGAATGCGCTTATTCTGCAAGGAGTGATTGCAACAGGACTGGTAATTCTGGGGAGCTTTACTAAGGAAGCGGTTACTACAATGGTTGATTATACTGCTCCTGTATTCTGGTTTTTCTTTTTATTAACAACAGCCTCTCTTATTGTTATCAGAATACGCTCAAATGAACAACCTCGCTCGTACTCTGTTCCTCTTTACCCTGCAACTCCCATTATTTTCATAATTATCTGTAGCTATCTGCTTTACTCAAGTATTGTCTTTACCGGTTGGGGAGCGTTATTGGGCATAGCCATCCTGCTACTTGGCACCCCCTTCTACCTTTTCACTCAATATTATTAA
- a CDS encoding F0F1 ATP synthase subunit epsilon, with product MTSFKAQILTPEGSLFDDEVTGVQMPGEMGSFEVKTLHANIISSLEVGEILVRKATGDEQHFSVTGGFVEVVDNKLTLLAEAAEPVEEIDIERAKEAKERAKERLESDDSDIDKERAKKALERAENRIKLAADFSVSTQ from the coding sequence ATGACTAGCTTTAAAGCACAAATACTTACTCCTGAAGGTTCATTATTTGATGATGAAGTGACAGGGGTTCAGATGCCCGGAGAAATGGGCAGTTTCGAAGTAAAAACCCTTCACGCAAATATTATCTCTTCACTTGAAGTAGGAGAGATCCTTGTTCGCAAGGCAACCGGAGATGAACAGCATTTTTCTGTTACCGGTGGTTTTGTTGAAGTGGTTGATAATAAACTTACTTTACTAGCCGAAGCTGCAGAACCGGTCGAGGAGATTGATATCGAGCGTGCCAAGGAAGCCAAAGAGCGAGCCAAGGAACGTCTCGAATCCGATGACTCTGATATCGATAAGGAGCGAGCAAAAAAAGCCCTTGAACGTGCTGAAAATCGCATTAAATTAGCTGCTGATTTTAGCGTGAGTACACAATAG
- a CDS encoding class I SAM-dependent methyltransferase, whose amino-acid sequence MKNYFQSYKAHSSCLPSFSLLFIALFLIPAHSLTAQNLDVPYVATPQKVVSRMLEIADLQPSDYVIDLGSGDGRIVITAALHGASGHGVELDPKRIKEAREKAYQKGVDKQVMFVEADIFETDFSNASIITMYLLPSINKKLRPELLQTLEPGTKIVSHSFDMGKWEPDKQDAFKVKGSTHTHNIFYWVIPANVEGSWQWSNGTRTFSMDITQNFQKIEVNLTDNQGATYSIKSAYLKGRRITIKASNGAQSLVCSGRIGNNQIDGIMQIHADKKAEINNWNPIKN is encoded by the coding sequence ATGAAGAACTATTTTCAAAGTTATAAGGCTCACAGTTCTTGCCTCCCCTCTTTCAGCTTACTCTTCATAGCACTATTCCTAATTCCTGCGCATTCCCTGACAGCACAAAATCTGGATGTTCCATATGTAGCAACCCCACAGAAGGTTGTTAGCCGAATGCTGGAAATAGCTGACCTGCAACCCAGTGACTATGTTATTGACCTTGGTTCTGGAGACGGACGTATCGTAATTACTGCAGCCCTGCATGGAGCCAGTGGACATGGTGTGGAGTTGGACCCAAAACGTATAAAAGAAGCCCGCGAAAAGGCCTATCAAAAGGGAGTAGACAAACAGGTAATGTTCGTGGAAGCGGACATCTTTGAAACAGACTTTAGCAATGCATCTATAATTACAATGTATCTGCTTCCATCCATTAATAAAAAGCTACGGCCCGAACTTTTACAAACACTCGAGCCCGGCACTAAAATAGTATCTCACAGCTTTGACATGGGGAAATGGGAACCCGATAAACAAGATGCATTTAAAGTTAAAGGCAGCACCCATACTCATAATATTTTTTATTGGGTTATTCCTGCTAACGTAGAGGGAAGTTGGCAATGGTCAAATGGCACAAGGACATTTTCGATGGATATAACCCAAAATTTTCAAAAAATAGAAGTCAACCTTACCGACAACCAGGGAGCTACCTATAGCATCAAAAGTGCTTATTTGAAAGGGCGGCGAATTACAATAAAAGCTTCAAATGGAGCTCAAAGTCTCGTTTGTAGCGGACGAATAGGAAATAACCAGATTGATGGCATCATGCAGATACATGCTGATAAAAAAGCCGAAATCAACAATTGGAACCCAATCAAGAACTAA
- the rsmB gene encoding 16S rRNA (cytosine(967)-C(5))-methyltransferase RsmB, translating into MDTEASARTVSVEILIEFDENNVLNYAKADRLESRERAEVREYVQNILRRRSYLDFLIDQFSNVKIEEMKSSLKNILRLGVYDMLFMDSTPDYAAINESVEIAKYELGSRTGDLTNAILRNLQRDIDNLPKPDFEDRTKLVATTFSHPEWLVKRWTDRFGEREAFKLMQANNQRPVYYIRANNLRTKTENFKLRMSKNDIDFQESDWLPGYFRVESVAPFISNGWLKKGFCQVQDIAAGFAPYLLDPQPNESIYDLCAAPGTKSVLMSDLMNGEGDILAVDISSDRLDQLAQSALSYHAENIRVRRADVTELELEEADGVLLDAPCTGTGVLSKRADLRWRRDKEGLENAIKLQSELLDSAAKMVKKGGRLVYSTCSLEEEENMEQVMNFLDRHENFEIQSVEGYVPDEIIVHGGLAYQTLPHKHNCDGHFGVLLKRVS; encoded by the coding sequence TTGGATACTGAAGCATCTGCTCGCACTGTCAGCGTGGAAATATTAATAGAATTTGATGAGAACAACGTTCTCAATTACGCAAAAGCGGATCGACTTGAATCTCGTGAACGTGCCGAAGTACGTGAATATGTTCAAAATATTTTACGACGTCGGAGTTACCTTGACTTTTTGATTGATCAATTTTCCAATGTCAAGATTGAGGAGATGAAATCCAGTCTCAAAAACATTTTGCGACTGGGCGTCTATGACATGCTTTTTATGGATAGCACTCCTGATTATGCAGCTATCAATGAATCTGTTGAGATAGCAAAATATGAATTGGGATCTCGTACAGGAGATCTTACCAACGCTATTTTACGTAACTTACAGCGCGATATCGACAATCTACCCAAACCAGACTTTGAAGATCGTACTAAGCTGGTTGCAACAACGTTCTCTCATCCCGAGTGGTTAGTTAAAAGATGGACTGATCGCTTTGGTGAACGCGAAGCTTTTAAACTGATGCAGGCCAATAATCAACGGCCGGTATATTACATCCGCGCAAATAATCTGCGCACAAAAACGGAGAACTTTAAGCTTCGGATGTCAAAAAATGACATCGATTTTCAGGAAAGTGACTGGTTACCCGGCTACTTTCGTGTGGAAAGTGTGGCTCCTTTTATCTCTAATGGTTGGCTTAAAAAAGGGTTTTGTCAGGTTCAGGATATAGCTGCCGGTTTTGCCCCCTACCTTCTGGATCCCCAGCCAAATGAATCCATCTATGACCTCTGTGCTGCTCCGGGGACCAAAAGTGTTCTCATGTCAGACCTTATGAATGGAGAAGGAGATATTCTTGCTGTGGATATCTCATCAGACCGATTAGACCAATTAGCACAAAGTGCTCTGTCTTATCATGCAGAGAATATACGAGTTCGTCGGGCAGACGTGACTGAATTAGAGCTCGAAGAAGCTGATGGAGTACTTCTTGATGCCCCATGTACCGGAACCGGTGTTCTTAGCAAGCGTGCCGACCTCCGTTGGCGTCGCGATAAAGAGGGACTTGAAAATGCTATTAAGCTTCAATCTGAGCTCTTAGATTCTGCTGCTAAAATGGTAAAAAAAGGCGGTCGCCTTGTTTACAGTACCTGCTCGCTTGAAGAGGAAGAAAACATGGAACAAGTAATGAACTTCCTGGATCGCCACGAGAATTTTGAAATACAATCGGTAGAAGGCTATGTACCAGATGAAATTATAGTACACGGAGGACTTGCTTACCAAACCCTGCCTCACAAGCACAATTGTGATGGCCACTTTGGCGTATTACTTAAACGAGTAAGCTAG